From a single Aquificaceae bacterium genomic region:
- the cas2 gene encoding CRISPR-associated endonuclease Cas2 produces MWVILVYDISTVDKEGQKRLNKVRKIVKRYIHHVQKSVFEGSISLSRLERLKAELLEVIDRRQDSLIIYIFEDMVNHSREILTEGEDPTSNLL; encoded by the coding sequence ATGTGGGTCATACTTGTCTACGACATATCCACAGTAGATAAGGAAGGACAGAAAAGGCTCAACAAAGTCCGGAAAATTGTAAAGAGATACATCCACCACGTGCAGAAGTCCGTGTTTGAGGGAAGTATCAGCCTGTCAAGACTGGAGAGGCTCAAGGCTGAGCTTCTTGAAGTTATAGACCGCCGGCAGGACAGCCTGATAATCTACATCTTTGAAGATATGGTGAACCACAGTCGAGAGATTCTCACCGAAGGCGAAGACCCCACCTCTAACCTGCTTTAA